The following are encoded together in the Sphaerodactylus townsendi isolate TG3544 linkage group LG14, MPM_Stown_v2.3, whole genome shotgun sequence genome:
- the LOC125443749 gene encoding galanin receptor type 1-like yields the protein MPRNAPAETPPWPSHASAQGITPPCPIPETETGGKQPQAILPSFLGTRPVEWTPLLTTRLEKVSGETVSRIRQVSVLEKEQSLAPGLPELQNLQTNSANSSITSKVQGEVKLTNASSCQPNTSVGGPETVIVPVLFGLIFLLGMVGNTLVLVVLGRLRPGGRPSRSATNIFILNLTIADFSFLIFCVPFQATIYSLPEWVFGAFFCKWVHYLAMATMLVSIFTLVAMSVDRYIAVVHAKRSLCIRSKRNAAMGVAVIWVLSLLFAIPVAQHQVLVSGHYQAPNSSFCWEQWAGKSAAKQIYKVTILVVGYLLPLMLITCCYAKVLYHLHKKVKNISRMTVRSKRKTAQTVLLVVAVFLISWLPHHIITMWAEFGHFPLNNITFTFRIISHCLAYGNSCINPIIYAFLSENFRKACRQVFACKLLLQPAPAQKLVRIRMENFSTTHTTTNV from the exons ATTCCAGAGACAGAGACTGGTGGAAAGCAACCTCAGGCGATACTACCAAGCTTCCTGGGCACTCGTCCTGTTGAGTGGACACCTTTATTGACTACCAGACTGGAGAAAGTATCTGGAGAGACAGTTTCCAGGATCCGACAGGTGTCCGTCCTGGAGAAAGAGCAGTCTTTGGCACCAGGACTCCCAGAACTCCAAAACCTCCAGACAAACTCAGCAAACTCGTCGATTACCAGCAAGGTCCAGGGAGAA GTTAAGCTGACCAATGCTTCATCCTGTCAGCCGAACACATCTGTGGGCGGCCCAGAGACGGTCATCGTACCAGTGCTGTTTGGGTTGATCTTCCTCCTGGGCATGGTGGGGAACACGCTGGTGTTGGTTGTCCTAGGGCGGCTCCGGCCAGGAGGGCGCCCCTCACGCAGTGCCACCAATATCTTCATCCTCAACCTAACTATTGCCGACTTCTCCTTCCTGATCTTCTGCGTCCCCTTCCAGGCGACCATCTATTCCCTGCCGGAGTGGGTCTTTGGCGCTTTCTTCTGCAAGTGGGTGCACTACCTGGCCATGGCCACCATGCTGGTCAGCATATTCACCCTGGTGGCCATGTCAGTGGACAGATACATTGCCGTGGTGCATGCCAAGCGCTCGCTATGTATCCGCAGCAAGCGGAATGCCGCCATGGGCGTGGCTGTCATCTGGGTCCTCTCCTTGCTCTTTGCCATCCCCGTGGCTCAACACCAGGTCCTTGTGAGCGGGCACTACCAGGCACCAAACAGCTCCTTCTGCTGGGAACAGTGGGCTGGAAAGTCTGCCGCAAAACAGATCTACAAGGTTACCATCCTGGTCGTAGGCTACCTGCTGCCCCTGATGCTCATCACTTGTTGTTATGCAAAG GTTTTGTATCATCTTCATAAGAAAGTGAAGAATATCTCAAGGATGACGGTGAGATCAAAGAGAAAG ACGGCACAAACTGTGCTACTTGTGGTTGCCGTGTTCCTGATCTCCTGGCTACCGCACCATATCATCACCATGTGGGCAGAGTTCGGGCATTTCCCACTGAACAATATCACCTTCACCTTCCGAATAATCTCCCACTGCTTAGCCTACGGGAACTCTTGCATCAACCCCATCATCTACGCTTTCTTGTCTGAGAATTTCCGCAAAGCCTGCCGGCAAGTCTTCGCATGCAAACTCCTCCTTCAGCCAGCCCCTGCGCAGAAGCTGGTGAGGATTCGCATGGAGAACTTCTCCACCACCCACACGACAACTAATGTGTGA
- the DDX28 gene encoding probable ATP-dependent RNA helicase DDX28, with the protein MALSFCAQRPAAFLRAPGQFLLSWPRLSSRDPPLEETVIRIPRAWQLRLQKVESKAARRARLAAAAATPNTRAGKLLLRTRREDLSQGTGFVVGRWERPRLVSDGWKHRLSRGDYFQLERTKQELPQARDKANSSSSFPELGVEPQVAAALQDALAISEPTAVQKQAIPVLLGGHNALCAAETGSGKTLAYLLPLIQRLLLGESLFARHASIVSPRGMIVLPSRELAGQVRSIASYLCVRLGLQVREIGGGRGMAMVRRKLCSGPTDLLVTTPGALCKALRRRMLSLEKLCFLVLDEVDTLLDPSFVDLVEDILQQTPFATNSKEVNNDWDPKTQLVAMGATLPKGLGDLLSKVTDLSSFSMLTSYYLHRLQPHVEQKFVRLKGSDKVSELLQLLKDQNSTSGAVLIFCSGARTVNWLGYILDDHKVKHVRLQGQMPAAMRADIFTRFQTGQFNILVCTDIASRGLDTTRVELVVNYDFPPTLHDYLHRVGRVGRVGSKFPGTVISFVTHKWDVDLVKKIEMAARKRAPLPGMEAPVKKP; encoded by the coding sequence ATGGCTCTTTCCTTCTGCGCGCAGCGTCCGGCGGCCTTTCTTCGCGCTCCCGGCCAGTTTCTTCTCAGCTGGCCGCGACTGTCCTCCAGGGATCCGCCTTTAGAGGAGACCGTGATCCGGATCCCTCGCGCTTGGCAGCTGCGACTCCAAAAAGTCGAGTCCAAAGCGGCGCGAAGGGCCCGGCTGGCGGCGGCCGCTGCCACTCCCAATACTCGAGCCGGGAAGCTTCTGCTGCGGACCCGGAGAGAGGATCTGAGCCAAGGCACGGGGTTCGTTGTAGGACGCTGGGAACGGCCGCGCTTGGTCTCGGACGGCTGGAAACATCGCTTGTCCCGGGGGGATTATTTTCAGCTGGAGAGGACGAAGCAGGAACTACCCCAGGCACGGGACAAAGccaattcttcctcctcttttccgGAGTTGGGAGTGGAGCCGCAGGTAGCCGCCGCCTTGCAAGATGCTTTAGCTATCTCTGAACCCACCGCCGTTCAAAAGCAAGCCATTCCTGTCTTGCTAGGTGGGCACAACGCCTTGTGTGCTGCAGAGACGGGCAGCGGTAAGACCCTGGCTTATCTGTTGCCCTTAATCCAGCGGCTTCTTCTAGGAGAGAGCCTGTTTGCAAGGCATGCGTCCATTGTCTCCCCCCGTGGTATGATAGTGCTGCCATCGCGGGAGTTGGCAGGACAGGTGCGCAGCATTGCCTCTTACTTGTGCGTGAGGTTGGGCTTGCAAGTGAGAGAGATTGGTGGAGGCCGGGGCATGGCTATGGTCCGTCGGAAGCTGTGTTCCGGACCCACTGACCTTCTGGTGACCACACCAGGCGCTCTGTGCAAGGCTTTGCGAAGGCGGATGCTGTCCTTGGAGAAATTGTGTTTCCTTGTGTTGGATGAAGTGGACACCTTACTGGATCCCTCATTTGTGGACCTGGTGGAAGATATACTTCAGCAGACTCCTTTTGCAACTAACAGTAAGGAAGTGAATAATGACTGGGATCCAAAAACCCAGCTGGTGGCCATGGGAGCCACGCTCCCAAAAGGGCTGGGTGATCTGTTGAGCAAGGTGACCGACCTGAGCAGCTTCAGCATGCTGACGAGCTATTATCTGCACCGCCTCCAGCCTCATGTTGAACAAAAGTTTGTGCGCCTAAAGGGCAGCGACAAAGTGTCTGAACTGCTGCAGCTCCTCAAAGATCAGAATTCAACTTCCGGAGCCGTTTTGATTTTCTGCAGTGGTGCCAGAACTGTCAACTGGCTTGGTTATATCTTAGATGACCACAAGGTGAAGCACGTTCGCCTCCAGGGACAGATGCCAGCAGCTATGAGAGCTGACATCTTCACTCGTTTTCAGACAGGACAGTTCAACATCCTAGTATGCACGGACATAGCTTCCCGGGGACTGGACACTACGCGGGTGGAGCTAGTGGTCAACTATGACTTCCCGCCAACCTTGCATGACTACTTGCATCGGGTGGGGCGAGTGGGCCGTGTAGGCAGCAAATTTCCGGGGACTGTGATCAGCTTTGTCACCCACAAGTGGGACGTGGACCTGGTCAAGAAAATAGAAATGGCTGCTCGCAAAAGGGCTCCGCTGCCAGGCATGGAGGCACCAGTTAAGAAGCCATAG